Within Porites lutea chromosome 2, jaPorLute2.1, whole genome shotgun sequence, the genomic segment TAAAGAAcgacaagaaaaataaacaatgtCTGTTTACTGAGgctaattttcatttaaaaaaaaaaaactttcctaGCCTTTGgatttgaaaataaaagtaaCTTGTAACAAGCATGGAGCTCTCTTTCAACAAACTGAACTTAGCTGAAATTGTTGTCTATCGTAGTTCCGCACAACGTGCTGATTTTGTGAgatcgattttttttcttaattgttCTAATCCATTTAAACTGGTGACGTCTTTTGTCAATTTGTGATCGGTGTTAAAGCTTGACTGTGAACATTCAACTGCGAGGAACTCTTCAAATGCTTTTATTGAACGTAAAGCACGAAATCGTTATTTCACAAGGAtatctattttaaaaatgttttataaaaaaaaggatGAATTTAAAGTATGAAGAATTAAATAGAGGCATGAGAACTATATATAACTCCTGTAAAGTGACGTGCTATTTCTTACGTAAAAAACGTTTTGTGTGACCCCGCAATTTCGGCTGCATTAACGATAGAAGCACACACTGTAAGTGCTGACTGGTGTGGACTTTGTAAGTGATTTAACGTCATTCCCTTGAGTCACAAGTACACTTAGATATACAGGTAAGTGTTGCTGCGTTTGATGCAACTAGGCCCAGCCTAGTTTAACCTGCGAGCAACCTTTTCATTTAGGGGTCATCACTGGCTACAGGCTGTATAGTTAAGTTGTGAAATAGGAGTTTTACCTGTGCGTTTATCGCTGAGACCTCTCCGTAATTAAATCCAGCCGATCCTGCAGGTACCTCGATTATGTACCCAGTCCAGTGTTTTACAGGCTAAGATATGGGCCTGTAGTTCTAAGACTGCAGACCAAGAAAGGAGGATGTCGTTTACCGATATACCGTGGTCCCTCGTCGAAAATTCTGGATCAAAGcggaattttaaaaatgtttggaTTTTGGGGGAGGGGAAAACCGGAACACCCGGACAAAAATCTATAAAAGCAAGGACGAGAAGTAACAATTAACTTAACCCACATGTTGCGTTGCCCAGTCAAGACCACTTTAGAAGCTGGGTTCTCTCAACTCTGCCCCGCCCGTATTGTTATTTCcatcaaaacaaataaagatCGATGGTACACTCTACAATGCGGGAGACTTCGAGGAATAATTTGGATAATTGCTTCCTCaatgtaaaaacaaaccatTAACGTTAAGTGAATTTGACAGGAACGGCAATCGAAAAATGACTATAAGTAATCAGTTAGTTATTCTGagcttatttttaaaaaggtctCGTTTCTTCAAGCAATGAAAAACACGGattgtttaaaaacaattcggacaaaaatatattttctagGAACTTAAGATTTCTCATTTCTGCATCAACGTGTGTCGCAGTAGGTGAGGTGGAAGGTTTTTCGAATTTTTATATTGGTTCTGGTTCTTATTTTGTCGCTTTTGatgtgtttgtttctttgtgggCTTCGTAGAAAAGTATTAATTGTGTACAAAGTCCATACGTCCTTTCAAAAACCAGTCTTAGGATATTGATATTTCAAGGGAATTGTAGGGTGCACCTTTTTCTGTTActgtttttgtctattttagCTGTTTTGCGGTTTTCAAAAGAAGCCAATTTCGCACTTTTACAGTTAACCTCAGACCTCGCTTACACGGGTCCTCACAAACTTTCGAAGAGTCAAAAACTTACACGGCCCGGAATCCGCCTTTCGTTTACACGGGACCCGTGGAACCAGGCAATTTTTTAAACGGCAAACAGTTCTGCAATGTGAAACAGAATTTGCACGGTTCCGTGTAAAAGGTTCAGGGGTTGTACTGGTAAAAAATTCGCCCCGTTCAAAAATGTCCGAACCAGTGTAAACTGATTGTCTCAGAGCAAACTTGTAGGGTTATTATGTATTGACAACTGATCGAGAGAGAATGCCAAGAGACAAattcaactgattttttttttctgtttcagttCTTTCCGAACATTTTAAGCTGTTCTCTTTCTCCTGACGTGCATTGAGAATGAACCGcactaaaaacattttaaaataccaataaaacaaagcattaaGACAGGCATTCCTGAAGCCAAAATTTAGGCGACATTATGCGGCTACAAAATGTTTTGTTGAAGTCGTTTTCGAAAGGTGGGTAAATTGAAATGGAAGGAAGGAGATCAATAAAGGTTATACGCGTAAACCATTTAGTCGGCTAATGGGTTTAGGGCGGGGCACCCTTTTCTAGTGCCTTCTAGCTGGTCTTTGTCTTGTAATTATTCTCTAAAAATTTCAATTTCCAAACATCCTCAAATCTTAAAGTTGTCTTTAGTTTCCAGTACTTTTAAAACCCTTTAAATTTTCATGATTATTGTGACAAGGACCACAAAAACGCTGTTGAGGCAATTTCTTCTAAAGAAATCGAAACGAGATTTAATAGAACAACTGCTGAATTtactttattattgttttcaatACGGCATTCAATGAAATGCGCACTTAATATGATTCAAAAGAGAATCCAAAGGACTGATTCAAACCAAAAACTGAGAATTGTACAGGGTCCTTATGGTGCGAGGCGGTATGATTTCGGCATTATTTAATGTCGGGACTACAGTTTTATATGCATAACTGGAAGAGATCAGTCAAAATatccagttaaaaaaaataatacgtACTGATGacgttttctttaaaatgatAACTAAATTAAGAACAAGACTTTGCTCTTTTACTTATTTATGACGAGTGAACTTTATTGCCATCATCCGGTTATCAggaaattgtttgtttgtttgttttcactttaGTGTTTAACATCAAAGAATGTTACCTTACAATCCAGTCCCAGTTATACTTGACGTTTTCTTCTCTCAAAAAAGAACATTATTTAACAACAAGGGCTTCTCTCATCGCCAGCATTTTCGgttaaaaatgtaaataaagcaAGTAAAGCATATCTCTTTTACAATTGTGCTGCATAAATGCACTTCAATTATTTCACAGGGTATTCACCGTTTGCTAACAGAGATTTgattattttcttcatttcgatTATTATAAATAGTGCTTTGTTAAACAAATGTTTTCTGAATACACTACCTTTAATATTTCAGGCCTGTAGTGTTCCACATTCACTATAATTATTTCACCACTTCTTGTAAGTACGTGCGCCATATCATATAATCTCAAAACTGTAAGATTGTTTAACAGCTTAAGCCCGTTATCAGCGTCTTAATACCCTCTACAgctgttctttttttcaagtgtTTTCATTGCTGAAAAGGTTAAGCTTTGAATCAGCGAAAAGATAAGCCGACAGAAATGAAAAAGTGTTTTGTATGGAATTaaacttttgttttgatgttaaaCCTACCTGACTGTCTGAGGTATGTCGCAGTGAATTGTGAATCAGTTTTCCGTGTATTGCGGGATTAAATTGTATCAAGGTATTACTTTAGTCGGTGTAAAACTAGCTAATGTATACTTGCTTTTAAACGCGACATGCACGCGTGAAATGGAGAGGAATTACTCATAAGCACATTAATGCTTACCACCACATAGCTAAAGGTTTGAAAggttttttctttaatttttcaataGCCCTCTTCATCTTAAAACTAAATCATTAACCAAAACTCTTGATCAGTTAAactgaatgttttttttaatattgttttttcagCGAGTTCAGGACACTCCTGGATAACGAAAAATCGACAGTTGATAATTGGAAGTATTTTAATTGGTgaagtttttacttcagtcaaggtaagaaaaaaatctaGCGACTGTATTGAAAAGTTTAATCTAATTATTGTGTTGACAAATTGTTAACTTTTAAAGCCGGGAGCAAGAAGAGTCAGAAGGTACAACCCTCATTTACTGACGTTATACATTTATCATCCgaaaatttcttttataactATTGGCTTCCTAATCAACAtcgttttgtgaaaaaattcCGGGGTACTTTTGTGATGACAATAAGTTAGAGTTCACTGATTTCTTTTGccagtttttttattattattttcgaCTGGCTGGTAAACTATAACGGGACAAATATATGCATGGCAAACGCCTCCACCAAGTGATATCACTCGCCCGCCCACTCAAAATATGATTGCAGTGTCGGCGCGATTCAGTAATAAGGAAACGCCCCGTTAGGAGAGTGTTTTTTCAGTTctttcttctgaaaaaaaaaagaatagaaaagatAATCGTCATCGACAACAGCAGCAAAGACAAAAACGCGGGTCGAGAAAAGTTTAAAATGTCCAAGCAAACTGCTTTCGCTCGCGGAATTGCTAAAAAGAGGACAGAATTGAAAGCTGATTGAATATCAATAATCCCATGGAATATCGTCTGGTGAAACAGTTTTTGAATGATTCTGAGCACGATCAGACCTCATGCATCCTTTATTCAAGACAAAATTTACAACTTTCAAAACCTCCTCACTTTTAAAAGAGGCCAGGATGAAAACCTCAATTTCAAGTCGAAATAAGAAATAAGTTatataatagcggagctctcgcgcgcgaagcgcgcagcggagcactatgggtaagaaaatgtggtaaactacccatccgaggaAACTTGGTAATCACGTTACCGTGCAccgaccgcccgaccgtccgtccgcaccacaggtataccaatgtaaaataactcaatcaacaggtatggcaacccaaatgcaactcgaggttattttgccgggaaatcgcatagccacccgcgtcttgtagAGCAgaaacaactaaagagtcaatgaaagcgattaaaatggaaattagaaattgtctctgtatccGTGTTTAGATTAGATTaattagattaattgtcatgtccacaaatttggaaaatagagcaagagaaatacagagaaaaagagaaagtaggcggcaggccagcgaagctcaacgagaaaaagggcaaCAGAGatttagagcgagagataaaaaacaaaggagacatttttttggaagaacaacatgaaaattttgtaacggcggtgacaaaatgagaaatgctagcggccaccaatgcaaggtgaaaatgagcggcagtgaaaaaaatgtgaacGAAAGAAatgtgtaactaagaagtttctggaagtttcaagttgtagtcgtgcaaaacaactgcaaagaaatgtacaaaaaaagtgtgctgcacgtgcaaagttgcttttttgctcattagacctattgttgtttttcaccgttctccggcgtttccttcgccgcttagcattacatgattttatattttgtttgaacaaactataaatattatcgagagcttcgcttttagccctggctaaatctgtgTATTATATTGGAAAacataaaattattttcaacaaGACTTCTCACTaaagcctcgttttgaaaaagaGGTTTGGGGCAACGCGGACCTATTCGATCCACTTTATTGTTCATGTTACATTGCAACCTGTTTTACTCTTCATCAGGCGGGCATGACTATCAGAGAGCACTGAGAGAGATTCACACGCTTTTCTTCCCAAACTTTAACAAGCCTGTTTTTAGCGCACACCTCTACCACGCAGACACTATATAGCTAGAACCCAGTGAGCGAGTGAATACAGGTGTCACTTACATCACTGTTGGCGCACTGGCAGTATATATAAACATATGtaagcaaaacaataaaaaaatcgaAGCGGTTTCTTCGAGCCAAATCTAAATCTCAAAACTTGATGATTACAGTACGTGACGATTGCTTTGACAAACATGATTTATTATATATATGAGCCATTTCTTGTCCTGCCATTTTAAACACTacatctttttccttttctttcaattctgCCGCTGTAATACAGGAAAGCCATTAGCCTGCAGTGATTAACAATGTAGTTTAGCTGTAGTTTTTTTAACTTGTAAACTCTTGTAATTGCCTTGCCTGATCGATCCAATAGAAATGAGAAAGGTTAATTTAAGCCCTATAAAATCTTGTGTCTTTTCAGTTTGCTTGAATTGTTTTTTCGGCCACAATTGCCTCagcatggaattttttttatgccGTGAAATTCCATACACGATCAGTTCGTGTTCAGTTTGCACAAACACATTTTTCCCAGGTTTCTTCACAAATAGTTAAAAAATCACGGCTTGATTTTGTACATGAGATCGACACGCAAATTGACTCAAATTAAAAAGATACAGGGATTTCAATTCAGCAATAATTTGATTGTTTGATCTAAGGTAACTTCCTTAGTCTCATAGGTAGCGGTCGGGACCCAAAATGATCGTGTGTCTTCTTTAATGTGATCTGGCTTGTCTGTCcgagaaaagaaaactgaaaatctGAAAACTAGAGCAACTATATGATTTTTGACATTCCGGTATAAAAAGGAGTGTTCTTTCGGTGGCAGCAGGAGCCGGTTAGAGCAACTTAACATGTTTTACACATTTCTCCTTGTagaaaaaacattaaacaagGCATTAAATCATTAACGATAGACACTGTGGTAGTAACGTGAAAAGCCTCCTTGTAATTACcagcgtgcagacgtctcctattcaACAAAGGAAACATCAGACGTCTGCACGCGGGTAACCCTTGGACTTTTTTAAGGGAAAGGTCTCGGTATAGGCAAGTTGGATTATTGCCTTCTTGATTTGATTGAACTGATTCTTCAGTATTGTAAAGGTATGATTTGTTTACCATTACAACAAGGAGCCTAAAAGTgtgacctcctttaattaacccacattctttcatgcaaacatgaaccaatcagaagtcgaggacagttttcagctggcttctgattggatgaaatcTGTGCGAAAGAATGTAGACTAAATCAAAAGTGGTGGAActtttctatgaaaaaattttCCAGACATCTTGGCTTGCATGAACCAATCTCTCTCCCTCCTCCATCACCCATCACATTGCTAATGGCCCGCAGCCGTCCCTAACTTCACGTCCTTCAGTAACTGGCGAGAGTAAAAGGCATGTCCAAacgttttgaaataggccatttgcactaagaggtcatgtgacatagttttcatgaaaatgaaagttatatgattttgccttcgaaaaacgattagtgggtcgtATCTTAAGCAAAATAATAGTGATatagtttttcaaacccgcaccattttcttaaaatgagtaagttcctcgatggtcacgtgaccaaaatgttatttttaaaattatgaattacttctttctgaacacaagctttccacttaaacttcaaggaggatgttgaaaaaatgatgtggtaacgtttacagcaaatctgagcgtaactatcaaacgtttaacaagatataagcaaaaagtagttttggccgccatattggagggcaagagtatgccctccaacatggcaaccaatacaaatcatactactttgttgaaaaatcaaagtgccataaaatatctcccttaaatgcgtttcctctcagaCTTTGGGTGTAagctaatttttatgtgctctgtcaatttttggcatcagcaagattccaactcattgtttaaaggaagcattggtcacatgacctcttagtgcaagtggcctattgtagAAACAAATCTTACGTATGCTTTTgactttatttgtttctttagaaaattttaATCCAATATACAGTTACCCGTGGTCTTTGTCTTTGGCAAGCTACGATTTAAGGAGAACTGAAGCGAGCCATAGTTGCCTGTCCGTGTGAAGTACGATGGGTCTGGCAGCAAGTCACTGCAAAGGAGTCTGGGCCCCAAGGGAAGTATCCCTCACCACTTTATCCACAGCTGCAGTGTTTGTGGTGTTCACAGTCATTGGCAACCTGCTGATTATCCTGTCCGTCCTTTTGGACCCGAATAAGAATCTTCGCCGCACTCCTTACATCTTGTTGATTTTAAACTTGGCTATCACAGATTTGATCGTGGGTGTCATGGCAGAACCGCTGTCCATGGTTACCCACTGGAGAGAGGCGCATGGTCTTTCAATCTCGTTCTCGAGTTTGTCGCAGTTCGTTTATTTCATGTGCTGTACAGCGTCACTGCTCAGCCTGGCCATCTTAACAATCGACCGCTACCTGGCCATTACGTCACCACTGTGGTACAGAGCAAACATCACCAACATTCGCGTACTGCAAGGATCCATTGCTATCTGGGTATTGTCAGTGGCTTGTAGTGGTTTGTTATTCGTCATCGGATTCGTGACGCTCGCTTTCGTGTTCGCCAACTTGACGCTGTTTTGCACAGTTTTCATCCTGGTGTTTTCGTATGTGCGCGTGTTCTTGACTGTAAAACAGAAGGTCAAGGAACTGAACAACTTACACCAAGGCGACGAGGAACGGAACAAGGCCCAAGAAAGAAACATGCTTTGGGAGAAAAAGCTGACCAAGACGCATTTAGTGATGCTGGTAGCTTTCCTGGCGTGTTATGGCCCAGCATGCATCATGATCTACATCATGAATACGTGCAGTAGCTGTAGCTGCGAGGTCATTCATTGGTTAAGAGACATGCATTTTGTGTTAATCACGCTAAATTCTTTGATCAACCCTTTCGTGTACGCCTTGAGGCTCCATACTTTCCGAGAAGCTTTTCGCCACTTTCTTCGCCCTTTTCGGAGGTGTAGGAGAAGCGCAGTGGAACCTACTGGTGAAAACTTAAAGCGTGAAGGAAGTGAAATAACTCAATTCACTCAAGCAACTATCAGAGGTCCGCTTGCCTCAGAATATTCAACAGCCTAATTGAATAAACAGCTGCCGGAACAGAAAGAAGTTAGGGACAAAGGAAAAGTACTACTGAGAAAGCCCCATCTTTATTCAATCATTTATTCACACCGCCATTTCAAAATAGTGATTAGTGAGCTCAAAGCCAAAGCGAGCTTGTAATGCGTCTCCTAATGGAAACTGGACTGTCATTTTACGCGGTCATCCGAGTCACCCGtaggtctagccgtttgcagggcaaaggttGCACCTTTATTCTGTGAAACGAAGAATTCTAAATGCCGTTTTCACTACACGCGGAAATGCCAGTAATCTTACGTGAATTGGAATGATATAATGATTCGGGATAACAGTAAAATGACAGAATATTTGCCAACTCCGTCTGAATATAGTAACGACCTATCAAGATTGAGGTATTCCCGTGGAACAACGTTTCGTCCTACACTTATTAACAAACAAGTCTATCCATAAACAAACTGGAAGTCAAAAGGGCTGTAATATTTTCTAGCTAGTATTGAGGGACGCTCGGGATGATTGGCGTGTGCAGTGCGCCACCATGCGGAGCTCTCGATCGTTTTCGTAAATTCGGTTTGGGAAGACTCGCAATAAAAGTAACGTATGTCACTGGGTCTATTTAATAACTACAGTCAAACGTCCCTGATGGGAgcacccaaaatgcgaagattTAGTGGTCCTTTACGCGATATGGTTGCTTACGAGAAGCGAACTAAAAAGGGTCTATTCCAAGAAGAGCTGCCGACACGCCTACCCTCTGGAAGGGAATTTTAAAACTGCATATAATTTCAAAGTTACAATATGTGTAGTTCTTTACTGTTGCTGAAAGTTCTTCCTATACTCttagtaatgaaaaaaaaaaacatacgaCAAACAGAGATCAAACTAGCCTGCTCCTTTATTAACCAACTTTTTATAAACTATTTCAGTGCTGAGCCAAGCTTATAAGCGGAGATCCCACAAAAGTAGAAGTAACAATTTAAAATAAGCAAGTTTTTCATGCTCGTGTCATGAACCCTTGATGTACCTTAAAACGTGCCTATAATCTAACTTAATAACTTCAATGGAAGAAATGAGAAACATATCCGTCGGTGGGACTTTTGCGCACTTTAGCTGTTTTATGCGAGTACATTCCAACCTCCGGCGaaaattagggagcttaagcaacaaagaCGGCGATTGCTACGAAgacgtctcttaaaaagtgaattcgccctgcttcaaactttatcgcccttattccatctcgttcaagtCATAAAATGCTGGAAAGATTTTTCGTTAATTGAagtctaaaagactgtatcgaacttagaaaaaaggaaaaaagtcgttttcttgtgttcacgtcctccacaaaacttaaaattaggcactttcacgttgtagtcttgtagtgacggcaaagaaacgCACGAAAAAGTATAATGCAagtgaaaagttgttgttttgccaatctaaatcTAATgcctttttttgccgttctcgttgccgttgccttCGTCGTCAGATATGAAACTGATGACTTTTACGCTATTTAGTGGTCGCTAACAGGAGATAGTCGGTCACGAGAATTGATTTACAATGGGTATGTTCTTATGTTCAATTTCTAAGCTACAATATGTCGTAGTTTCATGCTGTCACTAAACGGGCTTTGCATACTCCGAGTTTCAACGAACATATATAGAAATCAAACCCTTTCACAAGCAagaggtttaaaaaaacaatgaaaatttataaaaccGTCAGgtcaaaaagtggtcgcggacGCTTATGAAAGGTGGTCGTTGATAGGGCGTCGACTGGGAAAAATTTAGTGTTTGAACACGTGGTACAgagcttacgagaggtggttgCACATGGACGGGTTGGGCTGTATAAACTCCCCAAATCTGGGGCGGCGCAGGGGGGCCATCCACAAATTCCGTTGAGGCAAATGAGATTACTAGGGAGATtgagattcacgtttacgccaaacggcagacgtgaatttgaaccacgtgaccaagtttacCCCTTACTTTCCgtttactctttattgcttctacacaaaaataagtagtctTATGCCAGTTTCAACAATAGGAATCGttcgggactgtttttatctgtttattttctattttgagaaattctcgaCTTGAGTCTGACTTTTGCCGCttgcggtaaacgtgaatcttaatctctctactaTCGAAACAGGTACACCGCGAATCTCAGCGGTACGCTGGACAGTTGATTTTAGCGCCAGACGTTTAAGACTTAAGTCACGTGGCTTTGTTTGTCAAACCAAAAAGGTGAACTCACGTGGTGTCATTCCCGAGCGTTCGGTAGGCCAAAGATAGGTTAAGTCAAATAATCGTGTACTCTGTCAAccaaaaaggagaaattttcGTCCGCGAAAAGTCAGTCGATGAAAGTTCTTTCGGTTACAGCCTCCTAGCGCCATACAGTCAGGTAGGGAATTTAAGATCCAACAACACGGACGAcaacgagaaagtaaaaaaaaacaataggtttaataagcaaaacaacaacttcgcacgtgcatcacactttttgcacatttctttcccgtttttgcaggactacgacgtgaaaatgcctcatTTCTCGTTTcatagaggacgtaaacaagcaacgacgacattttatttctcagtttccgagcttgaatatggtcccttaaaattcagcttcaggaaggttcgcctacatttgacaaagtaagtggttacgaataatcgctataaagactgaaagaacgcaattCGCTTTTTAAGCTCTGAACTTCGCTCTGAACTTCGCGGTCCACCTTTTTCGGTAGTAAGGAGTCCCCTTACCCTCTCTTGTTAGAAGTATATAATGCTTCGATTGAAGTTAAGaatttacaaaacaagaaacaagccgtaaaatgtttttttaatacaaatattTAAGCAAAGCGTACTTAAAATGTAAAGCGAAAAAAAACCAGTCTCGTCTTTTCTAACTCGTTTCCTGGTCAGTTTGATGAACCTCCCAAAGGCTAGCAGCAAACGGTATCTAAGTTATATTTGcacttgcctgcgtgcagacgtctcctatttcctttgttgcacgcggaaaagggacacgtcccttttccgcgtgcaacaaaggaaataggagacgtctgcacgcaggcaatatTTGCACCTAATTACAGAAACGTTGTTATTAATATGAAAATCAAAAAGATAAAGAACGAATAGGAATAAATAAGCCAACTTAGCCAGATTATGTCTTTCGCAGTGTACGGCCTTTTGAGCCCCAAAACTGGCGTCTCCAGTTTTGAATTAGGGtggttttgattttcttttttctttttttttttttcaacaacgttattgcaattatgTGTATCTTTTGACAAGACTTAATAAGATTTAATAAAAGTTATGAAGGGATGCTTGCTTTCAACATTTTACCCTCAAATTAGGCAGGATAAGAAAGCTGAAAAACCATGAAAAGTACTGTTCAATAGTTTTCAGTTGAATGCAAATTATCTTAAAACTTAGAACCATCTTATACTAATTAATTTCTCCACTGCTTCAGTCTTGAAAATGGGTACAATAAACGCGGAGTACTAAACACTGCTTGGAGTATCTTTAATAAGTAAAAGGAATCTTTTGCCATCGCAATTTTCTCGGCACTGAGCATATACTGGCTAGAGGGTTGCTGAAAGCTAGAAAGTACTCTGGAATAGTTAAATCGGGTAAAACTAAGGGTAAAGCATCAAAAGCAAGAGAATAATCTCTCACTTTATAAAGTGAGTTATGTTATAGGATAATAGTTATGATTACAGtgggtgtatttttttttccagtcttagagatcttaattttttttcctcgaAGATATTAGCCATATGTAG encodes:
- the LOC140926682 gene encoding adenosine receptor A2a-like, which gives rise to MGLAASHCKGVWAPREVSLTTLSTAAVFVVFTVIGNLLIILSVLLDPNKNLRRTPYILLILNLAITDLIVGVMAEPLSMVTHWREAHGLSISFSSLSQFVYFMCCTASLLSLAILTIDRYLAITSPLWYRANITNIRVLQGSIAIWVLSVACSGLLFVIGFVTLAFVFANLTLFCTVFILVFSYVRVFLTVKQKVKELNNLHQGDEERNKAQERNMLWEKKLTKTHLVMLVAFLACYGPACIMIYIMNTCSSCSCEVIHWLRDMHFVLITLNSLINPFVYALRLHTFREAFRHFLRPFRRCRRSAVEPTGENLKREGSEITQFTQATIRGPLASEYSTA